A section of the Flavobacterium ardleyense genome encodes:
- a CDS encoding aminotransferase class I/II-fold pyridoxal phosphate-dependent enzyme produces the protein MAKDLFERIQNSRGPLGKWASQAEGYYVFPKLEGELSNRMMFHGKEVINWSINDYLGLANHPEVRKVDAEAAQLYGAAYPMGARMMSGHTSKHEELEQNLASFVNKESAYLLNFGYQGMVSTIDALVTKNDVIVYDVDSHACIIDGVRLHMGKRFTYRHNDIESIEKNLERATKMAEVTGGGILLITEGVFGMRGQQGKLKEIVALKEKYNFRLLVDDAHGFGTLGKTGAGAGEEQGVQDQIDVYFGTFAKSMASIGAFIAADKVIIDHLKYNLRSQMFAKSLPMILVLGALRRLEMLKTMPELKAKLWENVNALQSGLKANGFDIGDTNTCVTPVYLNGSIPEAMMLVNDLRENYNIFLSIVIYPVIPKGIILLRMIPTASHTMEDIRETLDAFVAVRGKLLAGTYAELAAEKTVDVSEER, from the coding sequence ATGGCTAAAGATTTATTCGAAAGAATTCAAAACAGTAGAGGACCGCTAGGTAAGTGGGCTTCTCAAGCGGAAGGTTATTATGTTTTCCCAAAATTAGAAGGAGAACTTTCTAATAGAATGATGTTTCACGGAAAAGAGGTAATCAATTGGAGTATCAATGATTATCTAGGTTTGGCAAATCATCCAGAAGTTCGAAAGGTAGATGCAGAGGCTGCTCAATTATATGGAGCGGCTTACCCAATGGGTGCGCGAATGATGAGTGGTCACACTAGCAAACACGAAGAGTTGGAGCAAAATCTTGCTTCATTTGTAAATAAAGAATCAGCATATTTATTAAATTTTGGCTATCAAGGAATGGTTTCGACTATTGATGCATTGGTAACCAAGAATGATGTTATTGTATACGACGTCGATTCGCACGCTTGTATTATTGATGGTGTTCGTTTGCATATGGGCAAGCGTTTTACTTACAGACACAACGACATCGAAAGTATCGAAAAAAATCTTGAGAGAGCTACAAAAATGGCCGAGGTAACTGGGGGAGGAATCCTTCTTATTACCGAAGGTGTTTTTGGGATGCGCGGACAGCAAGGAAAGCTTAAAGAAATTGTTGCTCTAAAAGAAAAATACAATTTCAGATTGCTTGTAGATGATGCTCACGGTTTCGGAACTCTGGGTAAAACTGGAGCTGGAGCAGGTGAGGAGCAAGGCGTACAAGATCAGATTGATGTATACTTCGGAACTTTTGCCAAATCAATGGCAAGTATCGGAGCATTTATAGCTGCAGACAAAGTGATCATCGATCACCTAAAATACAACCTAAGATCGCAAATGTTTGCAAAATCATTACCAATGATTTTGGTTCTAGGTGCACTTAGACGTCTTGAAATGTTGAAAACTATGCCAGAACTTAAAGCAAAACTTTGGGAAAACGTGAATGCGTTGCAAAGCGGGCTTAAAGCAAATGGTTTTGATATTGGTGATACTAATACTTGTGTAACTCCTGTGTATCTTAACGGTAGTATTCCAGAGGCAATGATGCTGGTAAATGACCTTAGAGAAAATTACAATATCTTTTTGTCAATTGTGATTTATCCAGTAATTCCAAAAGGAATTATCTTGCTAAGAATGATTCCAACTGCTTCTCATACGATGGAAGACATTAGAGAAACACTTGACGCTTTTGTTGCGGTGAGAGGAAAGTTACTCGCTGGAACGTATGCCGAGCTTGCAGCCGAAAAAACTGTAGACGTTAGCGAAGAGAGATAG
- a CDS encoding GNAT family N-acetyltransferase, with product MEIHNTKTLTISQLEQINNLWNSEFPVNLEGRFENLLDKVENYNHYLIEESNQVLAWAAVFEKDQEIRFSLIVKSSQQRKGLGTLLLNRLKRDLGEFYGWVIDHHDYVKQNGELYNSPLSFYRKNGFEVLDDIRCDSELIIGVKIKNPVKVFAETKRFILREILPSDIDGMFELDSDPAVHQFLGNNSVSSVEQSIESIRYIRQQYIDHGIGRWAIIDKNTKEFVGWTGLKFITDNYNNHQNCYDLGYRLIKRYWGQGIATETAIASVKYAFEKLDVDEIFAMTDSENHSSQRILQKVGLRYVETFNHDGIQHNWFEISRRDYQNKKSS from the coding sequence ATGGAAATTCACAATACCAAAACCCTCACAATTTCGCAATTGGAGCAAATAAATAATTTGTGGAATTCTGAATTTCCCGTAAACTTAGAAGGCCGATTTGAAAACTTGTTAGATAAGGTAGAAAATTACAATCATTATTTGATTGAAGAAAGTAACCAAGTTCTAGCTTGGGCCGCAGTTTTTGAAAAAGATCAAGAAATACGATTTTCACTTATTGTAAAAAGCTCACAGCAACGTAAAGGATTGGGGACACTTTTGCTCAACAGACTTAAGCGTGATTTGGGAGAATTCTACGGTTGGGTAATTGATCACCATGACTATGTCAAGCAAAATGGGGAGCTTTACAATTCGCCGCTATCTTTTTATAGAAAAAATGGTTTCGAAGTTCTGGATGATATTCGGTGTGATTCAGAACTTATTATCGGAGTAAAAATTAAAAATCCAGTAAAAGTATTTGCGGAGACAAAGCGATTTATCCTCAGAGAAATACTTCCTTCGGATATCGACGGAATGTTTGAACTAGATTCTGACCCAGCGGTACATCAATTCTTGGGCAATAATTCTGTAAGTTCAGTTGAGCAAAGTATTGAGTCAATAAGATATATCAGGCAACAATATATTGATCATGGCATTGGTCGCTGGGCAATTATTGACAAGAATACGAAAGAATTTGTCGGTTGGACTGGCCTCAAATTTATAACTGATAATTATAACAATCATCAAAACTGCTACGATCTAGGTTACCGTCTTATCAAAAGGTATTGGGGCCAAGGAATTGCTACCGAAACCGCAATTGCCTCAGTAAAATATGCTTTTGAAAAACTTGATGTAGATGAAATCTTTGCCATGACCGACTCTGAAAATCACTCCTCACAGCGGATTCTACAAAAAGTAGGACTTCGTTATGTCGAAACTTTTAACCACGATGGCATTCAGCACAATTGGTTCGAGATTAGTAGAAGAGACTATCAGAATAAGAAATCGTCGTAA
- a CDS encoding T9SS type B sorting domain-containing protein, whose product MFKKFIAFLFLFFFIVQIASAQLSSFTLTVTKTDETCTGNGTLTFDTSGVSTDATIIYKTYKLPNNTTPIASQSTGLLTGLVSGNYLVIATQTLNGNSNTEQQEITIDKLITPLVFTVSATGSQCIIGGTITVAVSEGNAAFFEILSGPITRPLQSSNIFTNVPAGAYQIRVFDNCGEALVQPCTVISTGASLQILAAVYDDVPLPSCNSISIKNTIILSGTVPLAYPLTFLYTIYPPDNSTPIIVTQTINSGNFVTATIPFYIGQAYTYTVSTTDPCGEIVTQTGVIEDGLAVLQSPEIALCGQFYLKVFTSKFLGPYTMEFLTAPQGFDPAALNANYPTFSDGTVKFGSATVPVPSGIYSVKITDACGNIATHEIELMAPLVKPSISIIPENGCTPLFANVNVSIPPRSIVSAQMIDAPPSFPLPLPADLMPFYVLSAKTLVLNNLVSGDYVVQFIDDCGEEHTVPFTFALPITSSLTSESRPDCDDTTASFKITANGGNTVVSVNITAAPELFEHALPYNAAAEINAAGAFIYNTLPQGDYTLLVVDSCGKEHTVKFKVQQQIVLEETLDITRFCGAFKLRYTELLNSDAVNIFYLQRLNPITNTWGHPLTSVVNVEGTPPNSLNSMAVISGVLTNFITTFGDFRLLKVYNAIGPPDGPPLLLCFNVVKEFTVTENFSILDVIKVSCDGSTFAIQIITDGIPPFTYKIIEKNGVPFIVDNGESNIFLGLEPAIYKFQVQQSCGNIVTQIVDVVNLPEPFDITKPDDIVVCDDADNDNQYLFDLSLQNAAVLGSQNPNDLQITYHSSLANAQAGTNALPFQYLSSTKTIYVRLKGLAGDCYKTTSFEIIVKPYPKLTMKMEYALCDGNPVTISADAGMNSYLWSTGETTSTISVTSAGIYTLEVTKKYGTLITCPATYTIVIKSSSASEIASINTSDWTFSENTITVVLLSGNPADYHYSLDNITYQVSNTFSNLKEGSYEVFVKNIYGCGIVRKTVHLLNYPHFFTPNGDGINDTWHINFAKAEPNIKVYIFDRYGKLIKELLSKDYGWDGTLNGKRLPSTDYWFMVQRENGQEFRGHFSMKR is encoded by the coding sequence ATGTTCAAAAAATTCATCGCGTTTCTATTTTTATTTTTTTTCATTGTGCAAATTGCTTCTGCTCAACTATCAAGTTTTACTTTAACTGTTACAAAAACGGATGAAACTTGTACTGGAAATGGCACGCTGACTTTTGACACTTCGGGCGTTTCAACAGACGCAACTATTATTTACAAAACTTACAAACTTCCAAACAACACTACACCAATTGCCTCGCAATCTACAGGATTGTTGACAGGATTAGTTAGTGGAAATTATCTTGTAATAGCCACCCAAACACTCAACGGTAATTCGAATACAGAACAACAAGAAATTACAATTGACAAATTAATTACACCTCTCGTCTTTACAGTTTCTGCAACAGGAAGTCAATGTATTATTGGAGGAACGATAACAGTAGCAGTTAGTGAAGGAAATGCTGCCTTTTTCGAAATTCTTTCTGGTCCAATAACAAGACCACTTCAATCGAGTAATATTTTTACCAATGTACCTGCAGGCGCATATCAAATAAGAGTTTTTGATAATTGCGGCGAAGCGTTGGTGCAACCCTGTACAGTAATAAGCACAGGAGCAAGTTTGCAAATTCTTGCGGCCGTATATGATGATGTACCGCTTCCAAGCTGTAATTCTATTAGTATAAAAAACACTATCATCCTTTCGGGTACTGTCCCACTAGCTTATCCGCTTACATTTTTATATACTATCTATCCTCCAGATAACAGCACTCCAATTATTGTGACACAAACTATAAACAGTGGCAATTTCGTTACTGCAACTATACCTTTTTATATTGGCCAAGCTTATACCTATACGGTATCTACAACCGATCCTTGCGGCGAAATTGTAACTCAGACTGGTGTAATTGAGGATGGCTTGGCGGTGCTACAATCTCCAGAAATAGCACTTTGTGGCCAATTTTATTTAAAGGTCTTTACATCCAAATTCCTCGGACCCTACACTATGGAATTTTTGACCGCTCCACAAGGTTTTGATCCAGCGGCACTAAATGCCAATTATCCTACTTTTTCGGACGGAACAGTGAAATTTGGTTCTGCTACCGTTCCTGTTCCATCGGGAATTTATAGTGTAAAAATTACCGACGCCTGCGGTAATATTGCAACCCACGAAATAGAATTGATGGCTCCGCTAGTAAAACCTTCTATTAGTATAATTCCCGAGAACGGTTGTACTCCATTATTTGCCAATGTAAATGTTAGCATACCGCCACGATCAATCGTAAGTGCGCAGATGATTGATGCTCCGCCCAGCTTTCCGCTCCCGCTTCCCGCTGACTTGATGCCATTTTATGTTCTAAGCGCAAAAACATTAGTTCTAAATAACCTTGTCAGTGGGGATTATGTTGTACAATTTATTGATGACTGCGGAGAAGAACACACAGTACCGTTTACTTTCGCTTTACCAATCACATCTTCCCTAACTTCTGAAAGTAGGCCCGACTGTGATGATACTACAGCATCTTTCAAAATAACCGCCAATGGTGGAAATACTGTTGTATCGGTAAATATTACCGCGGCGCCTGAACTTTTTGAGCACGCACTACCCTATAATGCAGCTGCCGAAATTAATGCTGCAGGTGCCTTTATATATAATACACTGCCTCAAGGAGATTACACTTTGCTAGTTGTAGATTCTTGCGGAAAAGAACACACCGTAAAATTCAAAGTTCAACAACAAATAGTTTTGGAAGAAACGCTTGATATCACCAGGTTTTGTGGTGCTTTTAAATTAAGATACACCGAACTTTTAAACTCAGATGCGGTAAATATATTCTATTTGCAACGGCTCAATCCCATCACAAATACTTGGGGTCATCCCCTAACATCTGTAGTAAATGTAGAAGGTACTCCTCCCAACAGTCTAAATTCCATGGCTGTAATTAGTGGCGTTCTAACAAATTTCATTACCACTTTTGGAGATTTTAGATTATTAAAAGTTTATAACGCTATCGGACCTCCAGATGGTCCCCCTCTACTTCTATGTTTTAATGTTGTAAAGGAATTTACAGTAACGGAAAACTTCTCTATTCTAGATGTAATAAAAGTTTCTTGCGATGGAAGCACCTTTGCTATTCAGATAATTACTGATGGCATCCCTCCTTTTACATATAAAATAATCGAAAAAAATGGAGTGCCATTTATAGTAGACAATGGCGAAAGCAATATATTTTTGGGACTGGAGCCTGCTATTTACAAATTTCAAGTGCAGCAATCCTGCGGAAATATTGTAACGCAAATTGTAGATGTGGTCAATTTGCCAGAGCCATTCGATATCACAAAACCAGACGATATCGTGGTTTGCGACGATGCCGATAATGACAATCAATATTTATTTGATCTATCATTACAAAATGCTGCGGTACTCGGATCGCAAAATCCGAATGATTTGCAAATAACCTATCATTCTAGCTTAGCCAACGCACAAGCAGGAACAAACGCTCTACCTTTCCAATATTTATCCTCCACAAAAACAATTTACGTGCGTCTTAAAGGATTGGCTGGTGATTGTTATAAAACAACTAGCTTCGAAATCATAGTAAAACCATATCCTAAACTCACTATGAAAATGGAATATGCGTTATGTGACGGCAATCCCGTGACAATTTCGGCAGATGCAGGAATGAATAGTTATTTATGGTCAACAGGCGAAACCACTTCGACAATCTCAGTAACATCCGCAGGCATCTATACATTGGAAGTCACAAAAAAATATGGCACACTTATTACCTGTCCCGCCACCTACACTATTGTGATAAAAAGCTCGTCTGCATCTGAAATTGCTAGCATAAATACTTCCGATTGGACATTTTCTGAAAACACCATTACCGTGGTTTTACTGAGTGGAAATCCAGCAGATTATCACTATTCCTTAGACAATATCACATATCAAGTTAGTAATACCTTCAGTAATTTAAAAGAAGGCTCGTACGAAGTATTTGTCAAAAACATTTATGGTTGTGGCATTGTAAGGAAAACTGTTCACTTACTCAATTACCCACATTTCTTTACTCCCAACGGCGATGGAATAAATGATACTTGGCACATCAATTTTGCCAAAGCAGAACCTAATATTAAGGTGTACATTTTTGACCGTTATGGCAAATTAATCAAGGAACTTTTATCCAAAGATTACGGTTGGGATGGTACTCTCAACGGAAAGCGTCTACCGTCTACAGATTATTGGTTTATGGTGCAACGCGAAAATGGTCAAGAATTTAGAGGACATTTCTCCATGAAGAGATAG
- a CDS encoding T9SS type B sorting domain-containing protein has translation MFKKIFYMLTLCLFAVHFAAAQLPPFVLTVTSTDESCTGNGSLDMQATGTNPAAVVTFNTYQLPNLANPIASQTTSTLTGLVHGDYRVIATQKLGNEINSQTVDITILDIITPLAYTLSGIESQCVTGGTITANVVAGNPAMFEIIAGPVLRPLQTSNVFTGLPAGTYQIRVFDDCGQALVKTYILFSEFQEITVNPSTTSFAALTQCNSITINNSFSIDSGGVIPYPLTFTYTIYPPSGGPAVVIVKTVTSGTNVSAVIPYYNGVPYNYTVSTTGVCGTEITLSGEIDKKLTVSQSPVPAPCDEFFLNVNVSNFIGPYTLSFITAPAGFIPGNFSAQFPTYNAPNITFGSIGNSMPGGIYKIKVVDACGNTATHEINLQVPEVIPSVKIESEPGCVSNFATVSIQVPSRGIVSASMTTAPSGANLALPANMMAFYNSATKTLVMTHLISGDYVIIIVDDCGKQYTIPFKVPYIDTSNIITTTRPDCGGETGSVVIKGQLGVAIASAQITAAPASFASPLPFNVTSNLNPEGVLVINNLVPGSYSISAIDICGKTHIATINVEGTIVTEDTLDITRFCGAFKFQYTHTSNTNFNQKFWLQRLDPVTNTWGHPQTFVEYPEGSEPDLINSIPIINGTTVYNVTTFGDFRIIQVFESMSTAANTDPEKCFVVTNVFNVNEDFSIKEIVKISCDGTSSDIKIISDGVAPLIFRIIEKNGLPFLVDNGDNNIFTGLEPAIYKFQVQQSCGNIVTQIVDISNLPEPFFIEQPEDMIACDEADMDNQVLFDLSLQNAAVVGAQDQVDFSISYHTSIADALSGTNPLPYQYLSGSKTLYVRLRALIGECIKTTSFKIKVKPYPKLNMKLNYALCEGSPITITADAGMTSYLWSTGETTQSIVVSEVGTYTLEVQRAYGTEITCSALYNVVVTNTTVPQISEIISSDWTYNDNSFSVVLQSGNPEHYLYSLDNITFQTENTFYGLAAGTYQVFVKNIYGCGDAKKIVHLLNYPHFFTPNGDRINDTWHVNFAKAEPNIKVYIFDRYGKLIKELLAKDYGWDGTLNGKRLPSTDYWFMVQRENGQEFRGHFSMKR, from the coding sequence ATGTTTAAAAAGATCTTCTACATGCTCACATTATGCCTTTTCGCAGTACACTTTGCAGCGGCACAATTACCACCTTTTGTACTTACAGTCACATCTACAGATGAATCCTGTACTGGAAACGGTAGTCTCGACATGCAGGCAACCGGCACGAATCCAGCAGCTGTCGTAACCTTTAATACCTATCAGCTTCCAAATCTTGCAAATCCAATTGCTTCTCAAACCACTTCTACCCTCACCGGACTTGTACACGGTGATTATCGAGTTATCGCAACTCAAAAATTGGGGAATGAGATAAATTCGCAGACCGTTGATATTACAATATTAGATATAATAACTCCATTGGCATACACACTTTCCGGAATAGAAAGTCAATGTGTAACAGGAGGAACAATTACCGCAAATGTTGTGGCGGGAAATCCGGCAATGTTTGAAATTATCGCAGGTCCTGTACTTCGTCCACTGCAAACTTCAAATGTTTTTACTGGTTTACCTGCAGGGACTTATCAAATTAGAGTTTTTGATGATTGCGGTCAAGCATTAGTAAAAACGTATATCCTTTTTTCTGAATTTCAGGAAATTACTGTTAATCCTAGTACCACTTCTTTTGCCGCTCTAACACAATGTAATTCAATTACAATAAATAATTCCTTTTCTATTGACAGCGGCGGAGTAATTCCATACCCTCTTACATTTACTTATACAATTTATCCTCCAAGTGGCGGACCAGCAGTGGTCATTGTTAAAACTGTCACTAGCGGAACGAATGTTTCGGCGGTAATACCGTATTACAATGGAGTGCCTTACAACTATACTGTTTCTACCACTGGGGTATGCGGAACTGAAATAACGTTGTCGGGAGAAATAGATAAAAAACTTACGGTTTCTCAAAGTCCAGTACCAGCGCCCTGTGATGAGTTTTTTTTAAATGTGAATGTCAGTAATTTCATAGGTCCCTATACACTATCCTTCATAACCGCCCCTGCTGGTTTTATCCCGGGAAACTTTAGTGCACAGTTTCCAACTTATAATGCTCCAAACATAACCTTTGGTAGCATAGGAAATTCTATGCCGGGAGGAATCTATAAAATAAAAGTTGTTGACGCTTGTGGAAATACAGCAACACATGAAATAAATCTTCAAGTGCCTGAAGTTATTCCATCTGTGAAGATTGAATCGGAGCCTGGATGTGTGTCAAATTTCGCTACAGTGTCTATTCAAGTGCCAAGTCGAGGAATTGTAAGTGCCAGCATGACTACTGCGCCTAGTGGAGCAAACCTTGCACTTCCTGCCAATATGATGGCATTTTACAACAGTGCCACCAAGACTCTAGTTATGACTCATTTGATTAGTGGGGATTATGTTATTATTATTGTAGATGATTGCGGTAAGCAGTATACAATTCCTTTTAAAGTCCCGTACATTGATACTTCCAACATAATCACAACTACCCGACCAGACTGCGGTGGAGAGACAGGAAGTGTCGTAATAAAAGGTCAACTGGGAGTAGCAATCGCTTCGGCACAAATTACAGCTGCTCCAGCATCATTTGCATCACCACTTCCGTTTAATGTTACCTCAAATTTAAACCCTGAAGGCGTTTTGGTTATTAATAACTTAGTACCTGGCTCCTACTCGATTAGTGCGATAGATATATGCGGTAAAACTCATATTGCGACAATTAATGTGGAGGGAACTATAGTTACCGAAGACACTTTAGATATCACTAGGTTTTGCGGCGCTTTCAAATTTCAATACACCCATACATCCAATACAAATTTTAATCAAAAATTCTGGCTGCAGCGTTTAGATCCTGTAACTAATACTTGGGGACATCCACAAACTTTTGTAGAGTATCCAGAAGGCAGCGAACCTGACTTGATAAATTCAATTCCAATCATCAACGGAACAACTGTTTACAACGTCACCACTTTTGGAGATTTTAGAATTATTCAAGTGTTTGAAAGTATGTCAACTGCTGCAAATACCGACCCTGAGAAATGTTTTGTGGTTACAAATGTATTTAATGTCAACGAAGATTTTTCTATCAAAGAGATTGTGAAAATTTCCTGCGACGGAACATCCTCAGACATAAAAATTATAAGTGATGGTGTTGCACCTCTAATTTTTAGAATTATAGAAAAGAATGGCTTACCATTTTTAGTTGACAATGGCGACAATAATATTTTTACAGGATTAGAACCGGCTATTTACAAATTTCAAGTGCAGCAGTCGTGCGGAAATATCGTGACTCAAATTGTAGATATTTCAAATTTACCAGAGCCATTCTTTATCGAGCAACCCGAAGATATGATTGCGTGTGATGAAGCCGATATGGACAACCAAGTACTATTTGACTTATCTCTGCAAAACGCCGCTGTTGTTGGCGCTCAGGATCAGGTAGACTTTAGCATTAGCTATCATACTAGTATAGCAGATGCGCTGTCAGGAACAAATCCTCTTCCTTACCAATACCTCTCGGGAAGTAAAACTCTCTATGTGAGATTGCGTGCACTCATCGGGGAATGCATTAAGACTACCAGTTTTAAGATAAAAGTTAAACCCTATCCTAAATTGAATATGAAGTTAAATTACGCACTCTGCGAAGGTAGCCCGATTACCATCACCGCCGATGCAGGAATGACATCGTATTTATGGTCAACGGGAGAAACTACACAGTCTATTGTTGTAAGTGAAGTTGGAACCTACACTCTAGAAGTGCAGCGTGCATACGGCACAGAAATTACATGTTCGGCGCTTTACAACGTCGTGGTTACAAATACCACCGTTCCGCAAATTTCAGAAATTATATCTTCAGATTGGACCTACAATGACAACAGTTTTTCTGTTGTTTTACAAAGCGGAAATCCTGAGCATTATCTGTACTCACTAGACAATATCACCTTTCAAACTGAGAATACCTTTTATGGTTTAGCTGCTGGAACTTACCAAGTATTTGTAAAAAATATTTATGGTTGCGGTGATGCTAAGAAAATTGTTCACCTACTCAATTACCCACATTTCTTTACTCCCAATGGCGATCGAATAAATGATACTTGGCATGTCAATTTTGCCAAAGCAGAACCTAATATTAAGGTGTACATTTTTGACCGTTATGGCAAATTAATCAAAGAACTTTTAGCCAAAGATTACGGCTGGGACGGTACTCTCAACGGCAAGCGACTTCCTTCCACCGATTATTGGTTTATGGTGCAACGCGAAAATGGTCAAGAATTTAGAGGACATTTCTCCATGAAGAGATAA
- the rpsA gene encoding 30S ribosomal protein S1, whose product MSELIKSQEEFLNNFNWHNFEEGIDAVDAQNLQEFEDLVSKTFIDTDQEEVVEGTVVRITDRDAIVDINAKSEGVISLNEFRYNPGLKVGDKVEVLIDIREDKTGQLVLSHRKARTIKSWDRVISANETGEIVNGFVKCRTKGGMIVDVFGIEAFLPGSQIDVKPIRDYDVYVNKTMEFKVVKINHEFKNVVVSHKALIEADIEVQKKEIIGQLQKGQVLEGVVKNITSYGVFIDLGGVDGLIHITDLSWSRINHPSEVLELDQKLNVVILDFDDEKTRIQLGLKQLNAHPWDALDAELKVGDKVKGKVVVIADYGAFIEVAEGVEGLIHVSEMSWSTHLRSAQDFVKVGDVVEAQILTLDRDDRKMSLGIKQLSQDPWTDITSKYPVGSKHSGIVRNFTNFGIFVELEEGIDGLIYISDLSWTKKIKHPSEFVNVGEKLDVVVLELDVDGRKLSLGHKQTTENPWDKYETSFAVGTIHNGEISEIVDKGATVEFGDDIVAFIPTRHLEKEDGKKLKKGESADFKVIEFNKEFKRVVASHTAIFREEEEKNVKAASDNTSSSSNSNNAPASTLGDSNDILAALKAKMEKGGN is encoded by the coding sequence ATGTCTGAATTAATTAAATCACAGGAAGAATTCTTAAACAATTTTAACTGGCACAATTTTGAAGAAGGTATTGATGCAGTAGATGCTCAAAACCTACAAGAGTTTGAAGACTTAGTTTCAAAAACTTTTATTGACACAGATCAAGAAGAAGTAGTAGAAGGTACAGTTGTAAGAATTACTGATCGTGACGCAATCGTTGACATCAACGCTAAGTCTGAAGGTGTAATTTCTCTTAATGAGTTCCGTTACAACCCAGGTCTAAAAGTAGGTGACAAAGTAGAAGTACTTATTGACATCCGTGAAGACAAAACTGGACAACTAGTTTTATCTCACAGAAAAGCACGTACTATCAAATCTTGGGATAGAGTTATCTCTGCAAACGAAACAGGAGAAATCGTTAATGGTTTTGTAAAATGCAGAACTAAAGGTGGTATGATCGTTGACGTTTTCGGAATTGAAGCATTCTTACCAGGATCTCAAATTGACGTTAAGCCAATTAGAGATTACGATGTGTACGTAAACAAAACAATGGAATTTAAAGTTGTGAAAATTAACCACGAATTTAAAAACGTTGTAGTTTCTCACAAAGCGCTGATCGAGGCGGATATCGAAGTTCAGAAGAAAGAGATCATCGGTCAATTACAAAAAGGACAAGTATTAGAAGGTGTTGTTAAAAACATTACTTCTTATGGTGTGTTTATAGACTTAGGTGGTGTAGATGGATTAATCCACATTACAGACCTTTCTTGGAGTAGAATTAATCACCCAAGTGAAGTTCTTGAACTAGATCAAAAATTAAATGTTGTAATCCTTGATTTCGATGATGAGAAAACAAGAATTCAATTAGGTCTTAAACAACTTAATGCTCACCCATGGGATGCACTAGATGCAGAACTTAAAGTAGGTGACAAAGTGAAAGGTAAAGTAGTTGTAATCGCAGATTACGGTGCATTTATCGAAGTAGCTGAAGGTGTAGAAGGACTAATCCACGTTTCTGAAATGTCTTGGTCTACGCACTTACGTAGCGCACAAGATTTCGTGAAAGTTGGAGATGTTGTAGAAGCTCAAATCTTGACTCTTGACCGTGATGACCGCAAAATGTCTCTAGGTATCAAACAATTGTCTCAAGATCCTTGGACTGATATCACTTCTAAATATCCTGTAGGTTCTAAACATTCAGGTATCGTTCGCAACTTTACAAACTTTGGTATCTTCGTAGAACTAGAAGAAGGAATTGATGGACTTATCTACATCTCTGACCTTTCTTGGACTAAGAAAATCAAACACCCATCTGAATTTGTAAATGTTGGTGAAAAACTTGACGTTGTTGTTCTTGAACTTGATGTTGATGGACGTAAATTGTCACTTGGTCACAAACAAACAACAGAAAATCCTTGGGATAAATACGAAACTTCTTTCGCTGTTGGAACTATCCACAACGGAGAAATTTCTGAAATTGTTGACAAAGGAGCTACTGTAGAATTTGGAGATGATATCGTTGCATTTATTCCTACTCGTCACCTTGAAAAAGAAGACGGAAAGAAATTGAAAAAAGGCGAATCTGCAGATTTCAAAGTAATCGAATTCAACAAAGAATTTAAAAGAGTTGTTGCATCACACACTGCTATTTTCCGTGAGGAAGAAGAGAAAAATGTGAAAGCAGCTTCAGATAATACTTCAAGCTCATCAAACAGCAATAATGCTCCAGCTTCTACTTTAGGAGACAGCAATGACATTCTTGCAGCTTTGAAAGCTAAAATGGAAAAAGGAGGAAACTAA